A genomic stretch from Halobellus sp. LT62 includes:
- a CDS encoding tyrosine-type recombinase/integrase, translated as MVNVDDTNNTTQKLENQWRLLEESDIDDSDREAIRTFVRIHRQGNENLEDNTLYQDLSALRLASQYADRPLVEMTQIVLRNLWATLTAPKSQGGRGLAPNGSGIYNYERTLRVFFRWLDNQPDYPDFPFWEDIQTSSMSIDRIDEDQILDEEDIALLKEATRNPRDSTFIEFLADSAARISLASQLRVKDIHDLDTKRPYFTPNPNGKGHKGAPDKQYPILRSRADLRTWINYHHPDPRPKAPLWPVLRGYDEENPQECAVSGESLRSSLSRAGNRTDIDKPVNPHNFRHTAITRLSREGYSPQEIQHIAGWANDRMMEKYDHTTARQRNEQIGLKAGYIEESEAETDPSTPQSCGNCRETLSPGAQFCPRCGTPTSEEAQAALDAQDDRVVESAARADDNLAEAVLELRQLFNEYPSLRRATADF; from the coding sequence ATGGTGAACGTCGACGACACTAACAACACCACTCAGAAGCTCGAAAATCAGTGGAGACTGCTTGAAGAGTCCGATATCGACGATTCCGATCGGGAGGCTATCCGAACCTTCGTCAGGATCCACCGACAGGGGAACGAGAACCTCGAAGACAACACACTCTATCAAGATCTCAGTGCACTCCGGCTTGCCTCTCAGTACGCTGACCGCCCGCTGGTGGAGATGACCCAGATTGTGCTTCGGAATCTGTGGGCGACCCTCACCGCTCCGAAAAGTCAGGGAGGTCGAGGACTCGCGCCGAACGGGAGTGGAATTTATAATTATGAGCGGACCCTCAGAGTCTTCTTCAGATGGCTCGACAACCAACCGGACTATCCCGACTTTCCCTTCTGGGAGGACATACAGACCTCGTCTATGTCGATTGACCGAATTGACGAGGATCAGATCCTTGACGAGGAAGATATCGCACTGCTGAAGGAAGCAACGCGGAACCCACGAGACAGTACTTTCATCGAATTCCTCGCCGACAGTGCAGCTCGAATTTCCCTCGCCTCGCAGCTCCGAGTCAAGGATATCCACGACCTCGATACCAAACGTCCGTACTTCACACCCAACCCGAACGGGAAGGGGCACAAAGGTGCGCCCGACAAACAGTACCCGATCCTTCGGAGCCGTGCCGATCTCCGAACATGGATCAACTACCACCATCCGGACCCTCGACCGAAGGCTCCGCTCTGGCCGGTCCTTCGCGGATACGATGAAGAAAACCCCCAAGAGTGTGCTGTGAGCGGGGAAAGTCTCCGCAGTTCGCTTTCGCGGGCGGGCAACCGTACAGACATCGACAAGCCCGTGAATCCGCACAACTTCCGCCACACCGCCATCACTCGGCTCTCCAGGGAAGGCTATTCGCCTCAAGAGATCCAGCATATCGCCGGCTGGGCCAACGACCGAATGATGGAGAAGTACGACCACACGACTGCCCGCCAACGGAACGAACAGATCGGTCTCAAGGCGGGATACATCGAGGAATCGGAGGCAGAAACCGATCCATCGACGCCTCAGTCGTGCGGAAATTGTCGAGAAACCCTCAGTCCAGGGGCGCAATTCTGTCCGCGGTGTGGTACACCAACGAGCGAGGAAGCGCAAGCAGCTCTGGACGCTCAAGACGACCGAGTGGTCGAATCCGCGGCGCGTGCCGACGATAATCTTGCCGAGGCCGTCCTCGAACTCCGGCAACTCTTCAATGAGTACCCGTCTCTTCGGCGCGCCACAGCTGACTTCTGA
- a CDS encoding formate/nitrite transporter family protein, which yields MTSGSDTEPAGASLSYRNILEREMENALKEINRPATGVFLSGLSAGLNLSFGALLMGMALTFSGGFESTLVQQLTLGGVSSIAFLFVVIGQTELFTAHSTMAILPVLDGRASLKELGRVWGVTYTSNLVGCALFAGLITILGPALGILDADAFGTLASALLPFPWWVIFLSGVIAGWLMGLVTWLSAASRDTVSRVLFVLIVTAVIGFGPFHHSILGTTEVLSAMFLGQGVALGEFGHFLLWTTIGNIVGGGVFVGLLNYGHVALAGEKQDVDFEAADTNE from the coding sequence ATGACTTCGGGATCTGATACAGAGCCTGCTGGGGCCTCACTCTCGTATCGTAACATTCTGGAGCGCGAGATGGAAAACGCGCTCAAGGAGATCAACCGCCCTGCGACAGGCGTGTTCCTCTCCGGACTCTCTGCTGGCCTCAATCTGAGCTTCGGCGCGCTACTGATGGGGATGGCGCTAACGTTCTCCGGCGGTTTCGAGTCGACGCTCGTTCAACAGCTCACTCTCGGTGGCGTCTCCTCGATCGCGTTCTTGTTCGTCGTCATCGGTCAAACGGAACTGTTCACGGCCCATTCGACGATGGCGATTTTGCCGGTACTCGACGGCAGAGCCTCGTTGAAAGAACTCGGACGCGTGTGGGGTGTAACGTACACGTCGAATCTCGTGGGCTGTGCGCTATTCGCTGGCCTCATTACGATCCTCGGGCCAGCGCTCGGAATTCTCGACGCGGACGCGTTCGGCACGTTGGCCTCTGCGCTGCTTCCGTTTCCGTGGTGGGTGATTTTCCTGAGCGGTGTGATCGCCGGCTGGCTAATGGGCCTTGTCACGTGGCTCTCTGCGGCCAGTCGCGACACCGTCAGTCGGGTTCTCTTCGTGCTGATCGTCACGGCCGTAATCGGTTTCGGACCGTTCCACCACAGCATCCTCGGAACGACGGAGGTCCTTTCAGCGATGTTTCTGGGCCAAGGCGTCGCTCTCGGGGAGTTTGGCCACTTTCTTCTCTGGACGACAATCGGCAACATCGTCGGTGGAGGTGTCTTTGTCGGCCTGCTCAACTATGGCCACGTTGCGTTGGCCGGGGAGAAGCAGGACGTCGACTTCGAGGCCGCAGATACGAACGAGTGA
- a CDS encoding ABC transporter substrate-binding protein codes for MNRKPKRNAALTRRDYVRYGGAVVGGGLLAGCTGGSGASTASTETDASAEETAQPTADDQSYTVSMEPVGTVTFESVPKRWIAYDGGYADMGVALGKGDGITGIGGADRYYTYVYDELPGVSVDRERIEANPEVRTKEQFYELDNDVHLYDPNMLVHWFDWGQSDVEEIADNVAPFLGNLIFRRSDGWHDYRYYTLYEAFEKVAEVFGEQERYEAFERLHDDFIAEIQRQLPPVDERPNVFLTYEGTTEPETFSPYRLNDKGTSKKQWRDLGVSDALAGTDIQNLSTTNRGELDYENLLEVGPDVILVRGHERKSASEFRETVLAYMQDHPVGGELTAVKNARVYRGGYLNQGPIHNLFLTERAAKQLYPDVFGAVTSDSELFDRQRVADIVNGAI; via the coding sequence GTGAACCGTAAACCGAAGCGGAACGCGGCACTGACGCGACGTGACTACGTAAGATACGGCGGCGCAGTCGTCGGTGGCGGACTACTCGCCGGCTGCACCGGTGGTTCGGGAGCGAGTACGGCGTCGACCGAGACCGACGCCTCAGCCGAGGAGACCGCACAACCGACAGCCGACGATCAGTCCTACACCGTCTCGATGGAGCCAGTTGGAACTGTGACATTCGAGTCGGTCCCTAAGCGGTGGATCGCGTACGACGGAGGCTACGCCGATATGGGCGTCGCACTCGGCAAAGGAGACGGAATAACGGGTATCGGCGGTGCCGACCGCTACTACACCTACGTCTACGATGAACTTCCCGGCGTAAGCGTGGACCGAGAGCGAATCGAGGCGAATCCCGAGGTACGGACGAAAGAGCAGTTCTACGAACTCGACAACGACGTCCACCTGTATGATCCGAACATGCTCGTCCACTGGTTCGACTGGGGGCAGTCAGACGTCGAGGAGATCGCCGACAACGTCGCCCCGTTTCTGGGCAACCTGATCTTCCGCCGGTCGGATGGATGGCACGACTATCGGTACTACACCCTGTATGAGGCCTTCGAGAAGGTAGCGGAGGTGTTCGGAGAGCAGGAGCGTTACGAAGCGTTCGAGCGACTCCACGACGACTTCATCGCGGAGATTCAACGACAGCTACCACCGGTCGATGAGCGACCGAACGTGTTTCTCACCTACGAGGGGACCACCGAACCCGAGACCTTCTCGCCGTACCGCCTCAACGACAAGGGCACGAGTAAGAAGCAGTGGCGCGACCTCGGAGTCAGCGACGCACTGGCGGGAACGGACATCCAGAACCTCAGCACCACGAATCGCGGCGAACTCGACTACGAGAATCTGCTGGAGGTCGGTCCGGACGTCATCCTCGTTCGCGGACACGAACGGAAGTCGGCATCCGAGTTCCGCGAGACGGTGCTCGCGTATATGCAGGACCACCCGGTCGGCGGTGAACTAACCGCCGTGAAGAACGCACGCGTCTACCGCGGTGGCTACCTCAATCAGGGACCGATCCACAACCTGTTCCTGACCGAACGGGCGGCGAAGCAGCTCTATCCCGACGTGTTCGGCGCAGTGACGAGTGATTCGGAGCTGTTCGACCGACAGCGGGTGGCAGATATCGTCAACGGAGCGATTTGA
- a CDS encoding tRNA (N(6)-L-threonylcarbamoyladenosine(37)-C(2))-methylthiotransferase, which translates to MARYHIETYGCTSNRGESRQIESALRDAGHYPVDGPEAADVAIMNTCTVVEKTERNMLRRAKELQSETADLIVTGCMALAQGEEFREEGVDAQILHWDDVPAAVTNGECPTPGPGTEPILDGVVGILPIARGCLSNCSYCITKFATGRVDSPPVEENVEKARALVHAGAKELRITGQDTGVYGWDTGERKLPELLDRICTEIEGDFRVRVGMANPGGIHGIREELAAVFDRHDELYNFIHLPVQSGSDTVLEDMRRQHRVEQFVETVETFDRKLDYWTLSTDFIVGFPTETDADHAQSMALFREVKPEKVNVTRFSKRPGTDAAEMKGLGGTIKKERSKAMSELKREIVAEAYESMIGDRHRVMAVREGTGDSMKCRDEAYRQIIVRNADEQEIEPGDFLDVEVTSHQTVYAFGDPV; encoded by the coding sequence ATGGCCCGATACCACATCGAGACGTACGGTTGCACCTCCAACCGCGGCGAGAGCCGGCAGATCGAGAGCGCGCTCCGCGACGCCGGCCACTACCCCGTCGACGGTCCGGAGGCGGCCGACGTCGCCATTATGAACACCTGCACGGTGGTCGAGAAGACGGAGCGCAATATGCTTCGTCGGGCCAAAGAACTGCAGTCGGAGACGGCTGATCTCATCGTCACGGGCTGTATGGCGCTCGCACAGGGCGAGGAGTTCCGCGAGGAGGGTGTCGACGCACAGATCCTCCACTGGGACGACGTCCCCGCGGCGGTCACGAACGGCGAGTGCCCGACGCCCGGACCGGGGACCGAACCGATTCTCGACGGCGTCGTCGGTATCCTCCCCATCGCTCGGGGCTGCCTGTCGAACTGCTCGTACTGCATCACGAAGTTCGCGACCGGCCGCGTCGACTCCCCGCCCGTCGAGGAGAATGTCGAGAAAGCTCGCGCGCTCGTCCACGCGGGCGCGAAAGAACTCCGGATCACGGGACAGGACACCGGTGTCTACGGCTGGGACACCGGCGAGCGCAAACTCCCCGAACTCCTCGACCGAATTTGTACGGAGATTGAGGGCGACTTCCGCGTCCGCGTGGGGATGGCGAATCCCGGCGGGATCCACGGCATCCGCGAGGAACTGGCCGCGGTGTTCGACCGTCACGACGAGCTGTACAACTTCATCCACCTACCGGTCCAGTCGGGCTCCGATACGGTCCTTGAGGATATGCGCCGACAGCACCGCGTCGAGCAGTTCGTCGAGACCGTCGAGACGTTCGATCGAAAACTGGACTACTGGACGCTCTCGACGGACTTCATCGTCGGCTTCCCGACTGAAACGGACGCGGACCACGCCCAAAGTATGGCGCTGTTCCGCGAGGTGAAGCCAGAAAAGGTGAACGTCACCCGGTTCTCGAAGCGCCCCGGCACCGACGCCGCCGAGATGAAAGGCCTCGGCGGGACGATCAAAAAGGAGCGCTCGAAGGCGATGTCAGAACTGAAGCGGGAGATCGTCGCCGAGGCCTACGAGTCGATGATCGGCGATAGGCATCGGGTAATGGCCGTCCGCGAGGGAACGGGCGACTCGATGAAGTGCCGCGACGAGGCCTACCGACAGATCATCGTCCGCAACGCGGACGAGCAGGAAATCGAACCCGGTGACTTCCTCGATGTCGAGGTCACGAGTCACCAGACGGTCTACGCGTTCGGCGATCCGGTCTGA